Genomic window (Zonotrichia albicollis isolate bZonAlb1 unplaced genomic scaffold, bZonAlb1.hap1 Scaffold_73_unloc_1, whole genome shotgun sequence):
actggggctgtactggttctgtactgacatcatactgggagtgactggggctgtactggttctgtactgacatcatactggggtcgtactgggagtgactgggactgTACAGGCTTtgtactgacatcatactgggagtgactggggctgtactggttctgtactgacatcatactgggagttactggggctgcactggctttgtactgacaccacactgggatggcaccGGGATTTCAGTGAGTTTGTACGGACATCATTCTGAGATCACTCTGCGTTCCCAGGGCAGATTGTGATCGCACTCATGGGggctgggatcatactgggatcatactgggagtggctACAATCATACTGGGATTAGAGTGGCTGTGATTGGACCCTCAATGGGGGCTTCTGGGAGCTAccaggcccatgctgggagccaACTGGGGACTGAATtagaggaactgggagcaactggggtAAAGGTGGGGGCAAGTGAACCACGCTGAGGtgactgggagtgcctggcaatgACTGCCAGAATGTtcagggcaactgggatatactgggagggtcGGAGACCATGCAGGTGGTGATTGGCACCAAACTGGGACTGACTGGGATGGTGTTGGGGGAACTGGGAACACGCTGGGGGCGAGTGGGAGTGACCGGGCCATTGCTGAGAgagactgggatcacactgggagtgcctgggacTATGCCAGGGACAACTGGGAGAACGGAGAACACACTGGATGAaagtgggaggaactgggagcaactgggaccatgctgggagaCAATTGCATCATCATGGGGAATCACTGGGAGGGAGTGACCTCgtctgggagtgactgggatcaggcagggaggcaggggaAGTGACCAGGATGATACTGGGAGTGCACAGGCCCATACTGGGAATGACCAGGCTATTACTGGGATTGCCCAGGAAACTGGAATCGCACGGGGGAGCAACTGGGCTCATACTGGGAGCAGCCAATGCAGACCCCGGATGTCTCCCCGAGGGCCATTTGCGGCTCGGCTTTGGggccctgccagctgcaaaCATCCCCCcgaaacaaaccccaaacccaggcacCCCCCGGGATATTTGGGCCGcgctccccctccccaggaaCCTGCGGGATGTGGGGCGATGCTTCTGGGGCTGTGGCACTTTGAGGGAGCGCCTGGGGCACGAGatgctccctctcctcttctgctgtggcagctgctcggactcttcctccctccctcctcttcctccccccgATCCCTGTGGccgaaccgtgaggggaaatggggcagggaaagggcgggaaccgtgaggggaaagggggcagggaaagggcggaaccgtgaggggaaagggggcagggaaagggcgggaaccgtgaggggaaagggggcagggaaagggcgggaaccgtgaggggaaaggggcgggctcaggccaagggcggcaactctgaggggacactctgggaggcggcactgtgcaaacagaactgcaacggACTGAACATGAACGGGAGAGAAATCAGTAATTCtgagaattttattttctatcacatacatcccacacacccagccctACACAATCCCCGCCCAACTACTCTAATTGAGATCCCACTACTGTAAACCACAGGCTGGCTGTAGAATCGAGGAAAATTCGTATTGCATTGAGTTTTTCTCAGGAGGGATTGAGCATTCTGGGGCAAGACTGAGCTGTTTTCATTGGGATTTGAGTAGTTTTGCAGTGAAAGATTAATCTCTCTTGGCTTTTGGAGTGCAAAGAGAtcgagaagagaaaaaaattaaggtgaAATTAAAAGGAGAACAGCCAGGTGTGTTGccagcatggatcacagggaatgtgagtgaccagggctgtgcccacagtgccttctccagtgggggatggagctggagcagcgcacgaagctctgcccgcactcggggcactcacagggcttcccttagtggtgtCTACGTTTGTGATGGGTCAAGttagagctgctggagaagctcttcccacactggggacactcgtagggcctctccccagtgtggatgcgccggtgggtgacaagggtggagttgtgccTGAATCCCTTTCCACACTCAGGGCATTGGAaaggcctctcctctgtgtgaatccaaTAGTGCTTGACGAGAAGGCCGCTTgtccgaaacctcttcctgcatttatcacactcgtagggcctctccccagtgtggatacGCTGGTGGGCGATGAGGGTGGAGTTCtgcctgaatcccttcccacagtcagggcactggaagggtctctcctctgtgtgagtctGAAAGTGGCAGAAGAGATGGCCGcgggtctgaaacctcttcctgcatttgtcacactcgaagggcctctccccagtgtggctcctctggtgcttGTTCCGGgcggagctctggctgaagcgcATCCCACACTCGGAACACTCAAAAggcctttccccagtgtggatcctctggtgcacgatcaggctggagctcactgtgaagctcttcccacactccctacacacgtagggcctctcccccgtgtgggtcctctggtgcctgatcaggTCCGACCTCCATCGAaagctctgcccacactccGTACACTCGTGGCGCTTCTCCCGAAGGTGGGACCTCTGGTGCTTGACCAGGTTGGAGTTCTGggtaaagctcttcccacactccccacactcgtagggcacCTCCCCAGgatgggtcctctggtgcctgaCAAGATTGCAGcgctggctgaagctcttcccacactgctcacactcaaagggcctctccccagtgtgaatcctcTGGTGCACGATCAGTTCggagttccacctgaagctcttcccacactccctaCACTTATAGGgactctccccagtgtgaatcctcTGGTGCTCGATCAGTTGGCacttccacctgaagctcttcccacactccccgcacgtgtggggcttctccccatcacggagctgctcacggagcaccagctccgagctctgcctccgtctccggccgccttcccggcccaggccggctctttccccctcacatccccgccggctgcgtttgcagcccctcctcgtgcggcatctccgcgccttttcctccccgttgccttcctgcgccgtggagccgctcaaaacggcctcttccaccagctcctgccgcgggcatttgtcctccctgctctccatgctccgctcctgctctgggggaggaaggacaaggacaccatgggatttgcctccgtgccacagccgAGGGCAACGAGATCCCCCCAGGCCGTCCCCGGCAGGACGGCACCGccaccccccgatgtccccccgaggggccttttccgctcagccttggacttcttcattctccaaacatcccctcaaaaacccaacccaggcacCCCCCGGGATATCAGGGCCGGGCTCCCGTCCCTGCTCACCGGCGCGATGTGGGGGGAGATGATCCCACAGGTGGGGTCTGCGAATTCAGGCTGGTCGACCGCGTGGATCCGTCCGTTCAGCCTCGAtccgcctttgtccctcctcttcctcttcctcccgctcctcctcttccatccccccGCCCTCTCCTCAGCGTTATCTccgcctccttctcctcttccatcccgccccttccatcccttctcctcctcctgctccctaaccccaccttcttctcctccttccatcgctgcgctctctccgccttcatccctcctcttccatctcccccagccctgctcctctccccgaACCGGctggaaccgtgaggggaaagggggcagggaaagggcgggaaccgtgaggggtaagggggcagggaaagggcgggaaccgtgaggggaaaggggcgggctcaggccaagggcggcaactctgaggggacactctgggaggcggcactgtgcaaacagaactgcaaccGACTGAACATGAACGTGAAAGAAAGTTGTACGTCTCAGACTTTTATTTGCTGTCAAATACATCATTCTCTGCCAGCCCATAACAATCCACATCCGTGAGGttgagcagcgcacgaagctctgcccgcactcggggcactcacAGGTCATCCCTTCGTGGTGCTTCCATTGGTGTCGAGTCAAGTtagagctctgtgagaagctcttcccacactggggacactcgtagggcctctccccactctggatgcgccggtgggtgacgagGTTGCCGTTACGCTTGAATCCCTTCCAACACTCAGGGCATTGGAAGGGtctctcctctctgtgactcCAATAGTGCCTGAGGAGATGGGTgctggtccgaaacctcttcctgcatttatcacactcgaagggcctctccccagtgtgaatcctcTGGTGCTCGATCAGTTCgcagttccacctgaagctcttcccacactccccacacgtGTGTGGCTTCTCCCCTCACGGAGCTGCTCACGGAGCACCAGATCCAAGTCCCACTGTTCccggtttttggggtcccaaattcccccaaactcccccaaattttggggtcccagtgtccatttttggggtgcccgtGCCCGTTTTTGGGGCCCCAAGTTTCCCCAATTTCTCACAAATTTTGGGTTCACTGTGTCCATTTTTCGGCTCCCTGTGTCCATTTTTGGCTCCGTCCATTCCCGAATTTGgggtcccaaattcccccaaatttcaggatcccagtgcccatttttggggtgtcccgtgCCCGTTTTCGCGGTGTCCCGTACCCTGCTCCAGCGCCAGCCCCAGCGTGACCCGCCCGGTTCTGCGGTGGCTCCAAAGATCGCGATCTTCATCCCCGGTGCCGTGAACCGATCCGAACCGAACCGAACCGGATCAAACCGGGAACGGGATCAAGATCGGGATCTGGGATCGGGATTTGGGATCGGGAGCGAGACTCGAACCGGGACCGCGATCGGGACCGGAACCGAGACTGAAACCGGGATTCGGGATTGGGATCGGGATCGGCACCGGGAGCTCCGCGATGGCTCCGAGGAGTTtggggagggaactgggagggactgggagggaactgggagggaatgggagggaatgggagggaacgggagggaatgggagggaactgggagggactgggagggaatgggcgggaactgggagggactgggagggaatgggagggactgggagggaatgggcgttaactgggagggactgggagggactgggagggaactggaagggactgggagggaatgggagggactgggagggactgggcgggaactgggagggactgggagggactgggagggaatgggagggactgggagggaactgggagggactgggcgggactgggagggactgggagggaatgggcgcgactgggagggaactgggaggaactgggagggaactgggagggactgggagggaactgggagggaactgggaggaactgggagggactgggcggGACTGGGCGGGACTGGgcgggactgggagggactgggagggaatgggCGGGACTGAGAGGGAATGGgcgggactgggagggactgggcggGACTGGgcgggaactgggagggactgggaggaactgggagggaatgggaaggaactgggagggactgggcgggactgggagggaactgggcggggcggggcgggacgGCCTCAGCTCGCTCGGTTCCGGTGCAGCCGTCCCTGTCGGGATGGTCCcggtccatatttgatcccagtccatatttgatcccagtccatatctGAGCCCAGTCCatttgatcccagtcctgaTTTAATCCCAGTCCTTATTTGAGCCCAGTCCGTTTGATTCCAGTCCATATTTTATCTCAGTCCATAtctgatcccagtccatatttggtCCACTCTGTAGGATCCCAGTCCCTATTTGACCCCAGttcatatttgatcccagtctaaATAATCTCactccagtttatcccagtctgtaGAAACCCAGTCCATTTGATCCCAATATATATTTGATCCCAATCTATATTTAATCCCAGTCCATAtctgatcccagtccatatttgatcttAGTCTATATAATCTCACTCCAGTTTACCCCAGTCAGGATTATCCCAGTCTATATTTGATCCCAGTTCGTATTTCATCCCATTCCATATTTGTTCCCaatccatatttgatcccagtccagtttatcccagttcgTATTTGATTCCAATCCATATTTAATCCCAGTTCCTATTTGATCCTAgttccatatttgatcccagtcctgatttgatcccagtccatatctggtcccagtccagtttatcccagtctgtaGGATCCCAGTCCATTTGATTCCAGTCCATATTTTATCTCAGTccctatttgatcccagtccctatTTGATCTTAGTCTATATAATCTCcatccagtttatcccagtcagGATTAACGCGGttcatatttgatcccagtccatattttacGCCAgttccatatttgatcccagtcctgaTTTGATCCCAATCCATATTTAATCCCAGTTcctatttgatcccagtccatatttgatccaaATCTATTTAATCGCACTCCCTaattgatcccagtccatatttgattcCAAACCATATttaatcccagtccatatttaaTCCCAATTCATATTTAATCCCAGTCCCTAATTGATCCCACTCCATATTTAATCCCAGTCCTTATCGCCCTCCACACATTCCAAAagtctggaattccagctcccagccaggaaaagatgtTCCCGACCTTGAAGACAAACGGAGCAAAATCCTACAGAGACatttccctgccagccctcAGGACTTCAGCTCCTGGGactggaaattaaaataataattgggaaataaaataattaatattcaGGGGAGGGTcggtggggacagaggggtcaattaaatcaggcaatgggtcaattaaatcagggcaggaGTCAATTAAATAAGGCaatgggtcaattaaatcaggcaaggggtcaattaaatcaggcaatgcgtcaattaaatcaggggaggggtcaattaaatcagggcaggagtcaattaaatcaggcaaggggtcaattaaatcaggtaATGTatcaattaaatcaggcaatgggtcaattaaatcaggcaaggggtcaattaaatcaggggaggggtcaattaaatcaggtaATGTatcaattaaatcaggcaatgggtcaattaaatcaggcaaggggtcaattaaatcagaggaggggtcaattaaatcaagggaggggtcaattaaatcaggggaggggtcaattaaatcagggcaggggtcaattaaatcagggcaggggtcaattaaatcaggggaggggtcaattaaatcaggcaatGGGAAATTTAAATCAGGAaatgggtcaattaaatcaggggaagggtcaattaaatcaggggaggggtcaattaaatcaagggaggggtcaattaaatcaggcaatgggccaattaaatcaggcaagggaaaattaaatcaggggaggggtcaattaaatcaggcaatggatcaattaaatcaggggaggggtcaattaaatcaggggaggggtcaattaaatcaagggaggggtcaattaaatcaggcaatGGGCCAATTAAATCAGGCAAGGGAAAATTAAATCAGGGGAgaggtcaattaaatcaggcaatggatcaattaaatcaggggaggggtcaattaaatcagggcaggggtcaattaaatcaggcaaggggtcaattaaatcaggcaatggatcaattaaatcaggggaggggtcaattaaatcagggcaggggtcaattaaatcaggcaaggggtcaattaaatcggGCAATGTGAAATTTAAATCAGGAaatgggtcaattaaatcaggaaATGGGTAAATAAAATCAAGGGAGGGGTCAATAAAATCAGGCaatgggtcaattaaatcaggggaggggtcaattaaatcagggcaggggtcaattaaatcaggggaggggtcaattaaatcaggcaatggatcaattaaatcagggcagggtctctggtggtcccAGGATCAagggagacactgagagagaaacagagcaggcaaagagaggcaggagagaaaaagggaCACAAACACAATGAGCTCAGCAGGCGGCActgtgcaaacagaactgcaaccGACTGAACATGGACAGGAGAGAAACCTGTAACTCTGAGAGTTTTATTTGCTatcaaatacatcccacacacccagctGCACACAATCCCCACCCCACCACACTAATTGAGATCCCACTACTCTAAACCACAGGCTGGCTATAGAATCGAGGAAAATTTGTATGGCATGGAGTTTTTCTCAGGAGGGATTCATCATTCTGGGGCAAGAGTGAGCTGTTTTCACTGCGATTTGAGTAGTTTTGCAGTGAAAGATTCATCTCTCTTGGCTTTTGGAGTGCAAAGAGAACgagatgagaaaaaaattaaggtgaTATTGAAAGGAgaagcagccaggtgtgttcccagcatgaatcacagggaatgtgagtgaccagggctgtgcccacagtgcctcctccagtgggggatggagctggagcagcgcacgaagctctgcccgcactcggggcactcacagggcttcccttagtggtgcctccgttggtgttgggtcaagtgagagctctgtgagaagctcttcccacactggggacactcgtagggcctctccccagtgtggatgcgccggtgggtgacgagggtggagttgtgcctgaatcccttcccacaggcggggcagcggaagggcctctcctctgagTGACGCCGATAGTGCCTGAGGAGATGAGagctggtccgaaacctcttcctgcatttgtcacactcgtagggcctcttccctgtgtggatgcgctggtgggcGATGAGGTTGGAGTTCTTCcggaatcccttcccacactcagggcactggaagggtctctcctctgtgtgagtctGAAAGTGGTAGAAGAGATCGGCGcgggtctgaaacctcttcctgcatttgtcacactcgaagggcctctcccctgtgtggctcctctggtgcttGTTCCGgtgggagctctggctgaagcgcATCCCACACTCGGAACACTCAAAAggcctttccccagtgtggatcctctggtgcacgatcaggctggagctcactgtgaagctcttcccacactccccacactcgtagggcctctccccagtgtgggtcctctggtgcctgatGAGCTGCGACCTCCATCGgaagctctgcccacactccGTACACTCGTGGCGCTTCTCCTGAAGGTGGGACCTCTGGTGAttgatcaggctggagctctgcgtgaagctcttcccgcactccccacactcaaaggacctctccccagtgtgaatcctcTGGTGCGGGATCAAATGGGACTTCCACCTGAAGCActtcccacactgcccacactcaaagggcctctctccagtgtggatcctctggtgctcgATCAGATGGGAGCTcctcctgaagctcttcccacactgcccacactcaaaaggcctctccccagtgtggctcctctggtgcgTGACCAGATTGTTGACttggctgaagctcttcccacactccccacactcatagggcctctccccagtgtgaatcctcTGGTGCTTGATCACTTGGCacttccacctgaagctcttcccacactccccgcacgtgtggggcttctccccatcacggagctgctcacggagcaccagctccgagctctgcctccgtctccggccgccttcccggcccaggccggctctttccccctcacatccccgccggctgcgtttgcagcccctcctcgtgcggcatctcggcgccttttcctccccgttgccttcctgcgccgtggagccgctcaaaacggcctcttccaccagctcctgccgcgggcatttgtcctccctgctctccatgctccgctcctgctctgggggaggaaggacaaggacaccatGGGATTTGTCTCCGTGCCACAGCCGAGGGCAACGAGATCCCCCCAGGCCGTCCCCGGCAGGACGGCACCGccaccccccgatgtccccccgaggggccttttccgctcagccttggacttcttcattctccaaacatccccccaaaaacccaacccagggaACCCCCGGGATATCAGGGCCGGGCTCCCGTCCCTGCTCACCGGCGCGATGCGGGGGGCGATGATCCCACAAGCGGGGGCTGCGAATTCAGGCCGGGCTCCAGACCGCGTGGATCCGTCCGCTCAGCCTCGAtccgcctttgtccctcctcttcctcttcctcccgctcctcctcttcAGCCCAACCtcccccctgctcctccccccGACCCCGCCTCTTCCTCATCGttcatccctgcccttccctccctcctcctcctcccccagcagcagccgcactctccgtgccccgttcccgcagccctcgcagccgcggcaggagcgcggatggagccgggacaggtcgggatgggcagcgcggggctctcGGCTGCTCCAGCCGCTGCGGGAGGGGTGAACCCGGCCCGGGCCAAAGGAGAGGCGAACTGGGCAAACTGGGGGCTGCACATCCAAACTGGGCCTTGCTGGGGACCCTgcctggccactgccagcccttggggctCCTCTCGGCACATCCGCCAGGGGGAAacgcacacagggctgggggatcccGGCAgtggcagcgctgccagggacGGGGCTGCGCTGATatcgtactgggagtgactggggctgtactggttctgtactgacatcatactgggagtgactggggctGTACTGCttctgtactgacatcataccggggtcgtactgggagtgactgggactgTACTGCttctgtactgacatcatactgGGAGCGACTGGGACTGTactggttctgtactgacatcatactggggtcgtactgggagtgactgggactgTACTGCttctgtactgacatcatactggggtcgtactgggagtgactgggactgtactggttctgtactgacatcatactgggagtgactggggctgtactggttctgtactgacatcatactggggtcgtactgggagtgactgggactggactggttctgtactgacatcatactgGGGGTAACTGGGGCTGTACTGGCTTTGTACTGACATCATACCAGGgtcgtactgggagtgactggagcTGTACTGGCTTTGTACTGACGTCACACCAGGTTCGTACTGGGAGTGATTGGGACTGCactggttctgtactgacatcatactggggtcgtactgggagtgactgggactgcactggttctgtactgacatcatacCGGGGTCatactgggagttactgggacTGTActggctttgtactgacacCACGCTGGGATGACACTGGGATTGTAGTGAGTTTGTACAGACATCATTTCAGATCACACTGCGTTCCCAGGGCAGATTGTGATCGCACTCATGGGggctgggatcatactgggatcatactgggagtggctACAATCATACTGGGATTAGAGTGGCTGTGATTGGACCCTCAATGGGGGCTTCTGGGAGCTAccaggcccatgctgggagccaACTGGGGACTGAATTAGAGGACCTGGGAGCAACTGGGGTAAAAGTGGGGGCAAGTGAACCACGCTGAGGtgactgggagtgcctggcaatgACTGCCAGAATGTtcagggcaactgggatatactgggagggtcGGAGACCATGCAGGTGGTGATTGGCACCAAACTGGGACTGACTGGGAAGGTGTTGGGGGAACTGGGAACACGCTGGGGGCGAGTGGGAGTGACTGGGCCAttgctgggagagactgggatcacactgggagtgcctgggacTATGCCAGGGACAACTGGGAGAACGGAGAACACACTGGATGAaagtgggaggaactgggagcaactgggaccatgctgggagaCAATTGCATCATCATGGGGAATCACTGGGAGGGAGTGACCTCgtctgggagtgactgggatcaggcagggaggcaggggaAGTGACCAGGATGATACTGGGAGTGCACAGGCCCATACTGGGAATGACCAGGCTATTACTGGGATTGCCCAGGAAACTGGAAGCGCATGGGGGAGCAACTGGGCTCATactgggagcagccactgcagaCCCCGGATGTCTCCCCGAGGGCCATTTGCGGCTCGGCTTTGGggccctgcca
Coding sequences:
- the LOC141727980 gene encoding LOW QUALITY PROTEIN: uncharacterized protein LOC141727980 (The sequence of the model RefSeq protein was modified relative to this genomic sequence to represent the inferred CDS: substituted 1 base at 1 genomic stop codon), giving the protein MKIAIFGATAEPGGSRWGWRWSRKPHTCGECGKSFRWNCELIEHQRIHTGERPFECDKCRKRFRTSTHLLRHYWSHREERPFQCPECWKGFKRNGNLVTHRRIQSGERPYECPQCGKSFSQSSNLTRHQWKHHEGMTCECPECGQSFVRCSTSRMWIVMGWQRMMYLTANKSLRRTTFFHVHVQSSREDKCPRQELVEEAVLSGSTAQEGNGEEKARRCRTRRGCKRSRRGCEGERAGLGREGGRRRRQSSELVLREQLRDGEKPHTCGECGKSFRWKCQLIEHQRIHTGESPYKCRECGKSFRWNSELIVHQRIHTGERPFECEQCGKSFSQRCNLVRHQRTHPGEVPYECGECGKSFTQNSNLVKHQRSHLREKRHECTECGQSFRWRSDLIRHQRTHTGERPYVCRECGKSFTVSSSLIVHQRIHTGERPFECSECGMRFSQSSARNKHQRSHTGERPFECDKCRKRFQTRGHLFCHFQTHTEERPFQCPDCGKGFRQNSTLIAHQRIHTGERPYECDKCRKRFRTSGLLVKHYWIHTEERPFQCPECGKGFRHNSTLVTHRRIHTGERPYECPQCGKSFSSSSNLTHHKRRHHXGKPCECPECGQSFVRCSSSIPHWRRHCGHSPGHSHSL